One window of the Crassaminicella thermophila genome contains the following:
- a CDS encoding Fe(3+) ABC transporter substrate-binding protein, with protein sequence MKKRSLIITLSCILIFSLLALAGCSSTQETAQADNKEAISKEEEVVNLYTNRHYDTDEQLLQLFTEETGIKVNVVKGNSDELIERLEREGKDTKADLLITADAGRLHRAKEKGLLQPVSSEVLLNNIPENLRDKDKEWFGLTVRGRVIVYSKDRVNPSELSTYEDLTNSKWKGKILVRSSSNIYNQSLLASFIAINGEEKAKEWAKGLVENMARDPQGNDRAQATAVVAGEGDLAIMNTYYIGKMLNSSNPEEVKVAQNVGVFFPNQATTGTHINVSGIGLTKYSKNKENAIKLIEFLSSEKAQKQFAEANYEYPANPKVEPSELLKSWGEFKPQNINLSKLGEYNQKAVEIFNEVGWK encoded by the coding sequence ATGAAGAAAAGATCTCTAATTATCACACTAAGTTGTATTTTGATTTTCTCACTATTAGCTCTTGCAGGGTGTTCAAGTACTCAGGAAACAGCTCAAGCAGACAATAAAGAAGCTATAAGCAAGGAAGAAGAAGTTGTAAATCTTTATACGAATAGACATTATGATACAGATGAACAACTATTACAATTATTTACTGAAGAAACAGGTATAAAAGTCAATGTAGTAAAAGGTAACTCGGATGAATTAATTGAAAGACTTGAAAGAGAAGGCAAGGATACAAAGGCAGATCTATTGATTACAGCAGATGCAGGAAGGCTACATAGAGCAAAGGAAAAAGGATTATTGCAACCTGTATCTAGTGAAGTTTTATTAAACAATATTCCTGAAAACTTAAGAGATAAGGACAAAGAATGGTTTGGACTAACTGTAAGAGGAAGAGTGATCGTTTATTCTAAAGATAGAGTGAATCCTTCAGAGTTATCAACTTATGAAGATTTAACAAACTCTAAATGGAAAGGGAAAATCCTTGTAAGATCATCATCTAATATATATAATCAATCTTTATTAGCTTCTTTTATAGCAATAAATGGTGAAGAAAAAGCAAAAGAATGGGCAAAAGGGTTAGTAGAAAATATGGCTAGAGATCCGCAAGGAAATGATAGAGCACAAGCTACAGCTGTTGTTGCAGGAGAAGGAGATTTAGCGATAATGAATACTTACTATATAGGGAAAATGTTAAATTCTTCTAATCCTGAAGAAGTGAAAGTAGCTCAAAATGTGGGTGTTTTCTTTCCAAATCAAGCTACTACAGGAACACACATCAATGTTAGTGGAATTGGACTTACAAAATATTCTAAAAATAAAGAGAATGCTATAAAGCTTATAGAGTTTTTATCAAGCGAAAAAGCACAAAAGCAATTTGCCGAAGCAAACTATGAATATCCTGCGAATCCTAAAGTTGAACCATCAGAACTTTTAAAGTCATGGGGAGAATTTAAACCTCAAAATATAAATTTATCTAAGTTAGGAGAATACAATCAAAAGGCAGTAGAAATATTCAATGAAGTTGGTTGGAAGTAA
- a CDS encoding ABC transporter ATP-binding protein: protein MYIEIKGLTFQYKNAKEKTIKDFSINVKKGEIISILGESGSGKSTILRLISGLEVPSGGMIKINQKVMVDDDTFILPENRGIGMVFQDYALFPHMTVAQNIQFGLKNMSKKEKNKRLEEALGLVNLEKFHDRYPYELSGGQQQRVALARALAPKPSLLLLDEPFSNLDKDLQCKIREELKKIIKQTGTTSIFVTHDRDDTRAIADRVVVLKNGQMIKVGNPQNIIDNV, encoded by the coding sequence ATGTACATTGAGATAAAAGGATTAACTTTTCAATATAAAAATGCAAAAGAAAAAACCATAAAAGATTTTTCTATAAATGTAAAAAAAGGAGAAATTATTTCGATTTTAGGGGAAAGTGGAAGTGGTAAAAGCACTATTTTAAGATTAATTTCAGGTTTGGAAGTGCCGAGTGGAGGAATGATTAAAATCAATCAGAAAGTTATGGTAGATGATGATACTTTTATATTACCAGAAAATAGAGGGATTGGGATGGTTTTTCAAGATTACGCCTTATTTCCCCATATGACAGTAGCTCAAAATATTCAGTTTGGTTTAAAGAATATGAGCAAAAAAGAAAAAAATAAAAGATTAGAAGAAGCTTTAGGGCTGGTAAATCTAGAAAAATTTCATGACAGATACCCCTATGAATTAAGTGGTGGACAGCAGCAAAGAGTCGCCTTAGCAAGGGCGTTAGCACCTAAACCCTCCTTATTATTATTAGATGAACCCTTTAGCAACTTAGATAAAGACTTGCAGTGTAAAATAAGAGAAGAATTAAAGAAAATCATAAAACAAACGGGGACAACATCCATTTTTGTTACCCATGATCGAGATGACACGAGAGCCATAGCAGACCGGGTAGTGGTTTTAAAAAATGGACAAATGATTAAAGTAGGTAATCCCCAAAATATAATAGACAATGTGTAA
- a CDS encoding ABC transporter permease, giving the protein MRKLKSNLNIWAIFSFILVLFVLLPNVNIFINIFNKPNENWHHIKAYLLKDYIINSMMLIGFTGTLTSIIGTSLAWIISAYDFPFKVFLKWGLILPLAIPPYIAAYTYNGLLNYTGVIQSFLRNTYNIYLDQKYFNVMSMKGAIFIFTIFLFPYVYIITKSFLEKQSASLIETARVLGRTPFEIFLYVVFPISRGAIVGGVSLVILEVLNDYGVVKYFGIPTFSTAIFKTWFAMGDIDSAVKLASILMVFVFGILVLEKLLRGRKKFSYTTSKIRPIKPIKLEGIKGILAFGYCFIIFSLGFLIPTFQLTHWTFLSYKKVFSMKFLEMLFNSLWIAFVSAGFIVIMAIVIANYCRIQEGFISKIYSKVTAVGYSIPGAVIAVGVIVFFVNLDNRLYGFYKMIDPNSSKLVLSTSIVMLIFAYIIRFLAIGYNSIESGFEKIGKRFFEASRTLGMNVIQTFFKVDLKMIKPAIVSAFVLVFVDILKELPLTLILRPFNFNTLATKSFEYANDEMIHEASISSLIIILVSVVSIYFFYKVGDKEEK; this is encoded by the coding sequence ATTCGTAAACTGAAATCCAATTTAAATATTTGGGCAATTTTTAGTTTTATATTGGTGCTTTTTGTTTTATTGCCAAACGTAAATATTTTTATAAATATTTTTAATAAACCTAATGAAAATTGGCATCATATAAAAGCATATCTTCTAAAAGACTATATCATAAATTCGATGATGCTAATTGGTTTTACAGGAACACTTACAAGCATTATAGGTACGAGTCTTGCGTGGATCATTTCTGCGTATGATTTTCCTTTTAAAGTATTTTTAAAGTGGGGGTTAATTTTACCTCTTGCTATACCACCCTATATAGCTGCATACACATACAATGGCTTATTAAATTATACAGGTGTTATTCAAAGTTTTTTAAGAAATACTTATAATATCTATTTAGATCAAAAATATTTCAATGTTATGTCCATGAAAGGAGCAATATTTATTTTTACCATATTTTTGTTTCCTTATGTGTATATTATAACCAAATCATTTTTGGAAAAACAGTCTGCAAGCTTGATAGAAACTGCTAGAGTTTTGGGAAGAACTCCTTTTGAAATTTTTTTGTACGTAGTGTTTCCTATATCAAGAGGGGCAATTGTTGGTGGTGTTAGTTTAGTTATTTTAGAAGTGCTGAATGATTATGGTGTTGTGAAATACTTTGGTATTCCTACCTTTAGCACTGCAATTTTTAAAACATGGTTTGCTATGGGAGATATAGATTCAGCAGTGAAACTAGCTTCTATTTTAATGGTTTTTGTTTTTGGTATATTGGTGCTAGAGAAACTATTAAGAGGGAGAAAAAAATTCAGCTATACAACTTCAAAGATCAGACCCATTAAGCCTATAAAATTAGAAGGAATTAAAGGGATATTGGCATTTGGTTATTGTTTTATTATATTTAGTTTAGGATTCTTAATACCTACTTTCCAATTAACTCATTGGACGTTTTTATCTTATAAAAAAGTCTTTAGTATGAAATTTTTAGAAATGCTGTTTAATTCTTTATGGATTGCGTTTGTTTCTGCTGGTTTTATTGTAATTATGGCAATTGTGATTGCCAATTATTGCAGAATACAAGAAGGATTTATTTCGAAAATTTATTCAAAAGTTACAGCAGTAGGATATTCTATTCCAGGAGCTGTCATTGCAGTAGGGGTAATTGTATTCTTTGTAAATTTAGACAATCGGCTATATGGATTTTATAAGATGATTGATCCAAATTCAAGCAAACTCGTATTGAGTACAAGTATTGTTATGCTTATTTTTGCTTATATTATAAGGTTTTTAGCTATAGGTTATAATTCTATAGAATCAGGCTTTGAAAAGATAGGGAAAAGATTTTTTGAAGCTTCTAGAACTCTTGGAATGAATGTAATCCAGACTTTCTTTAAAGTAGATTTGAAAATGATAAAACCTGCCATTGTAAGTGCATTTGTACTTGTTTTCGTAGATATTTTAAAAGAGTTACCGCTCACTTTAATTTTAAGACCGTTTAATTTTAATACTTTAGCTACAAAATCTTTTGAATATGCCAATGATGAAATGATTCATGAAGCTTCCATATCTTCACTAATTATCATTCTTGTTAGTGTTGTTTCAATCTATTTCTTCTATAAAGTAGGGGATAAGGAGGAAAAATAA
- a CDS encoding branched-chain amino acid aminotransferase, giving the protein MDKNVNIDWSNLGFSYIKTDFRYISRWKDGKWDEGKLVEDNKITISEASTALHYGQQCFEGLKAYRTKNGKIQLFRPDKNAKRMNDSCRRILMPEIPEEKFIDACIKVVKANEAYVPPYGTGATLYIRPFIIGVGENIGVKPAPEYLFCVFCLPVGPYFKGGMTPVNFTVSEYDRAAPYGTGAAKVGGNYAGSLLPHELAAKKGFADCIYLDPMTHTKIEEVGAANFFGITKDNKFVTPKSPSILPSITKYSLMHIAKEYLGMEVEERDVFIDKLDEFKEAGACGTAAVITPIGGIEYKENFHVFHSETEVGPVTKKLYDTLYGIQFGDIDPPKGWIVEVK; this is encoded by the coding sequence ATGGATAAGAATGTAAATATCGATTGGAGTAATCTAGGCTTTAGCTACATAAAAACAGATTTCCGCTATATTTCAAGATGGAAAGACGGAAAATGGGATGAAGGAAAACTCGTTGAAGATAATAAAATTACAATCAGTGAAGCTTCGACAGCTCTCCATTATGGTCAACAATGCTTTGAAGGATTAAAAGCTTACCGTACAAAAAATGGTAAAATCCAGCTATTTAGACCTGATAAAAATGCCAAACGCATGAACGATAGCTGTAGGCGTATCCTAATGCCTGAAATACCTGAAGAAAAGTTTATCGATGCATGTATTAAAGTGGTGAAAGCAAATGAAGCTTATGTTCCACCATACGGAACTGGTGCAACCCTTTATATTAGACCTTTCATAATTGGTGTTGGAGAAAATATCGGCGTAAAACCTGCACCAGAATACTTATTCTGTGTATTTTGTCTTCCTGTAGGCCCTTACTTTAAAGGTGGAATGACTCCTGTAAACTTTACTGTTTCAGAGTATGATAGAGCTGCCCCTTATGGAACAGGAGCAGCAAAAGTTGGAGGAAACTATGCTGGTAGTCTTCTTCCTCATGAACTAGCTGCAAAAAAAGGTTTTGCAGATTGTATTTATCTTGACCCAATGACCCATACAAAAATCGAAGAAGTTGGAGCAGCTAACTTCTTTGGTATTACAAAAGATAATAAATTTGTAACACCAAAATCTCCATCAATTCTTCCAAGTATAACAAAATATTCATTAATGCATATTGCAAAAGAATACCTAGGAATGGAAGTAGAAGAAAGAGATGTTTTCATAGATAAATTAGATGAATTTAAAGAAGCGGGTGCTTGCGGTACTGCTGCTGTAATCACACCTATTGGCGGTATTGAATATAAAGAAAATTTTCATGTATTCCATAGCGAAACAGAAGTTGGCCCTGTTACCAAAAAACTTTATGATACCCTTTATGGAATTCAATTTGGAGATATAGATCCTCCTAAAGGATGGATTGTAGAAGTAAAATAA